The DNA sequence TATCCCGGCGCGGAGCCAAAGGCGCTGCGGGCAGGCTGAAGCCGCACTGTTTCATGGCGTCGACAAACGCCACGCCTTTGGCGTCCTTAATCTCCCGCACGTCCGCCGGATTAGCGATGCCGACGATATTTTTGCTGCCCCAGAACACGTAAGGGAAGCGGCTACCTTCTTCCTCGGCTAACGCCAGCACTTCGACGGTACGCAGCGGATCGCCGTAGGTCTCTTTGAGCCAGCGAACCGCCAGCCACGCCGCCAGCGCGCCGAACTGGCCGTCAAGATTGCCGCCGTTGACGACGCTATCAATATGCGAACCGCTGAGGATAACCTCGTCAGGAAAGCGCGTGCCGGGCAGTCGGCCATAAAGATTACCGACTTCATCAAAGCGCGTTTGCAGGCCACTTTCGCTCATCTTTTGTTTGAACGCCTGCTGCGCCTGTAGCCATTCCGGCGAATAGAGCAGGCGGGTTATACCTCCGGTAGGGTCCGCACCGAAGGAGGAAAGCCAGGGCAATGTCTCTTCAATTGCCTGTCGAAAATAATTAGCCATACGCAACTCCTGTATCTTAATTTATTGAGCAAAAGGGGAATTGGTCTCATAAGAGCGGTTGTATAAAGCGTCCGAAACCAGATAGTCGTAAATCTCATCAACGATCTCGATACCGTCGACGGCGCTGTTTTTCTCATTGATATCCAGATTCTGCCCAGGGTAATAAACCTGGTTAAACCCAGGGGCTGGCGTAATGGCGTTTAATTCGCGCATGGTGTCGCTGATATGCTGGCGGAATAACGCGCTGGAGGAGAAAAACTCCGGGTTGATAACGATATGCAGCTGCCCCAGATCGCGTCCCTGGCTCAGGTTGTCGTACATTGAGCTGACCTGGCGACCAAAGGGAAGATTGAGCAAAATGCCGGAGAGCACGTCGATCATCATCATCAGGCCGTAGCCTTTCGGACCGGCTGCCGGCAGCAGAGCGTGGACGGCAAGCGGGTCGCTGGTCGGCGCGCCGTTTTTATCCACCGCCCAGCTATCGGGGATGGTTTCACGGCGCGAGCGGGCGTCGAGGATTTTCCCCCAGGCCTGCACGGTAGTGGCCATATCGAAGGTGATGATATCGTCGCCCTCGCCGGGGGCGGCAAAGGCCAACGGGTTGGTACCGTAATAGATTTCCGCGCCGCCAAAAGGTACCACCATCGGGTCTGACTGGCACAGCGAAAGCCCGATAAACCCGGCGCGGGCCGCTTGCTGGACAAAATAGGAGATTGCGCCGCTGTGCCCCATACGCCGAATGCCGACCACGGCCACGCCGTTTTCGCGAGCGATCTCAATTGCGTGTTCCATGCCCACTTTGGCGGCGACCTGACCGGCGGCGTTATCGGCATGCAAAATGCCGCTGCAGGGGCCGCTCTTTTCAAAGGTAAAGGTGGGGTTACGATTGGTTCCGCCTTTTGAAATCCGCTCCGCATAATATTCAACGCGTACCGCGCCGTGCGAATGAATTCCCCTGGCATCGGCATAAACCAGCACATCGGCAATAATATCCGCGTGATTACGAGTAAGCCCTGCTGTGTTCAGCTTATTGGCAATAAGCTGATGAAGTGTTTCCCGACTGACTTTCATCTGTCTTCCTTTTAACGACGGTGTAGAGCCTGACTGCCGATTAAAATACGGGGAAAATAAACTTAAATTGTGATCTGTATTGGTAAAAATAGTTAGTTAGATTTTATTTGATAATCGCCGTGGGTTTATCAGACGAGAGCTTGTTAATCTATTCATTAAAAAAATTGGGCTAATTCCTTTAGCTTTATTTGAAAGCATTTTGTAATAATTTCCATGTGATTCAGGTCACGCCGACAGTAATTTTATCCCGTTAGCCTGATTGCAGATTAACCATGCTCATTCAATTGCAATGGGTGCAATTATTGGGGAGTTATTATGATCCATGCCTTTATTAAAAAGGGCTGTTTTCAGGATTCAGTCAGTTTAATGATTATTTCACGTAAGCTGAGTGAGTCAGAAAATGTCGATGATGTTTCGGTCATGATGGGCACACCGGCAAATAAAGCGCTGCTGGAAACCACCGGTTTCTGGCACGACGATTTTACCACCGCCACGCCAAATGATATTTGCGTGGCGATTCGCACCGATTGCGCGGATGCGTCGGTGACGAAAATGATTATTGCCCGTCTGGATGAAGCATTATCCGCACTGGCGCAGGGGAGCGGGCAGAGTCAGAGCCTCAGCGTGGTTCGTCGCTGGCAAAGCGCGACGCAAAAATTGCCGCAGGCCAATATGACTTTAATTTCCGTTGCCGGAGAGTACGCCGCCGAGCTTGCCCACCAGGCGCTCAGTAGCGAGAAAAACGTCATGATCTTCTCCGACAACGTCATCCTGGAAGATGAAATCGCCCTGAAAACCCGCGCCCGTGACAAAGGATTGCTGGTGATGGGGCCGGACTGCGGCACCGCCATGATCGCCGGTACCCCGCTGGCATTCGCCAACGTTACGCCAGACGGCAATATCAGTGTGATTGGCGCATCCGGGACCGGCATCCAGGAACTGGTCTCGCAAATTGTCCTCGGCGGCGAAGGGATCAGCCATGCGATTGGTCTCGGCGGACGAGACCTGAGCGCTGAAGTGGGCGGTATTAGCGCACAAACGGCGCTGGAAATGCTGACACAGGACGAGCAGAGCCAGGTGCTGGCCTTTGTTTCCAAACCGCCCGCCGAGGCGGTGCGCCTGAAGATAATCAGCGCCATGAAACGCAGTTGCAAGCCAGTGGTGGCACTATTTCTTGGCTATGCGCCAAAAAACATACGCGATGAAAACGTTTGGTTCGCCCGCACGCTTGATGAGGCCGGACGTCTGGCCTGCCTGCTGGCGCGGGTTACGCGTCAACAGCAAACCCT is a window from the Klebsiella oxytoca genome containing:
- a CDS encoding acyl-CoA synthetase FdrA, translated to MIHAFIKKGCFQDSVSLMIISRKLSESENVDDVSVMMGTPANKALLETTGFWHDDFTTATPNDICVAIRTDCADASVTKMIIARLDEALSALAQGSGQSQSLSVVRRWQSATQKLPQANMTLISVAGEYAAELAHQALSSEKNVMIFSDNVILEDEIALKTRARDKGLLVMGPDCGTAMIAGTPLAFANVTPDGNISVIGASGTGIQELVSQIVLGGEGISHAIGLGGRDLSAEVGGISAQTALEMLTQDEQSQVLAFVSKPPAEAVRLKIISAMKRSCKPVVALFLGYAPKNIRDENVWFARTLDEAGRLACLLARVTRQQQTLTAVAGTQIRGLYTGGTLAAESAGLLAERLNITPDEHHPQGMMLNAQGHQVVDLGDDFYTVGRPHPMIDPSLRNQLIAELGEQTQVGVLLLDVVIGYGATADPAGSLVTACQQAWALRGDSHPLHIIATITGTETDPQCRSRQIAALEDAGIIVVDSLPEATLLAAALINPPQMAELAPRASLLDGVAVINAGLRSFALDLQSAGTPVVHYQWAPIAGGNKKLAHLLERLQ
- the allD gene encoding ureidoglycolate dehydrogenase, which encodes MKVSRETLHQLIANKLNTAGLTRNHADIIADVLVYADARGIHSHGAVRVEYYAERISKGGTNRNPTFTFEKSGPCSGILHADNAAGQVAAKVGMEHAIEIARENGVAVVGIRRMGHSGAISYFVQQAARAGFIGLSLCQSDPMVVPFGGAEIYYGTNPLAFAAPGEGDDIITFDMATTVQAWGKILDARSRRETIPDSWAVDKNGAPTSDPLAVHALLPAAGPKGYGLMMMIDVLSGILLNLPFGRQVSSMYDNLSQGRDLGQLHIVINPEFFSSSALFRQHISDTMRELNAITPAPGFNQVYYPGQNLDINEKNSAVDGIEIVDEIYDYLVSDALYNRSYETNSPFAQ